AGAGCTATGCGTCCTGTTCCCTGAGTCATATGATTATACCGCTGACCTTGACGATCATTTAGAGAAACTGTGTTGTTCATTAACAGTGCTTTAATCTCAAAGTGATCAAGACTAGGGTACTTTTGCATGATAAGAGCTGCTGCACCTGCTACATGAGGAGCAGCCATACTTGTTCCATTACTTGGCTTGTACCATCCCTCATAGTCTGGTACAGAGGATACGATCCCTACCCCTGGTGCTGATAAGTCTGGTTTAATAGATTGAAGGGGTCTAGCTGGTCCTCTTGAACTAAATGAAGCGATAATATCTTCCTCTTCACGAGAGCCAAAGCTAATTTCTAATCCTCCTGAGGATTCTAACCGCTCAGCTAATTGATCACCATCAAGACCTGAAAGACCATATGTAGGAATAGGGTCCTCTAGAGGATTTGCTGGATCAACAATTGTACCGCTTTCTAACGCTCCAGGTAAGTTATTATAAATGAGCACTCCAGCCGCTCCAGCACCCATGGCATGTTGTACTTTTTCTGTAAAGGATATCTCCCCGCGTTTTATTAGAGCAATACGCCCTTCAAAGTCTTGGTCTATATCCTCAAAATCCTCTGCTTTTCCTAAACCTGCATATATAACTTCATATTCTTCAGTTAGATCATCTAAAGGAGGTGTACCTGTAAATGGATCTAAGTAATAGGCTGTATTATTTCCTACTATCTCTACAAACGGTGTTTGTAATGGAGGCTTAGACGCTCCTACAGATATAGCAAGCTCTGCTGTAGCAGGAGTTGTTACCGTACCTGCTCCGTCCCCTGAATTTCCGTTAGATATAACTGTAATAACACCAGCATAAGCAGCATTATTGGCTGCTATAGCATCAGCTGAATATTGGTTATTTGAATCTGCACCTAATGAGAGGTTGATGATATCCATGCCATCTTCGACTGCTCTTTCAATGGCTGCAATTACATTATCTGTTGAACCACTACCGTATGGACCTAATACCTTATAAGCATATATGGTGCTTCCCGGTGCAACTCCTCTAATTCCTGTGGAGGCAACTTCATTTATCACTACATTTTCATCGTCATCTTCTTCATCGTCATCATCTTGATTACCTCTTCCTACTCCACGTCCTGCAACGGTCCCCGCTACATGAGTTCCATGTGACGTATAATAGGTACGTCCATTCTCATTAACTTCTGGTGGATTATTCGGATCATTTAAAAAATCGTCCTTTGTTGTTTCATAAGGTTCTTCATCATTGTTTACAAAGTCATAACCCCAATAGCCATCTTCAGGTATAGCACCAACTAGATCAGGATGATTTCTATCTACTCCCGTGTCTATGATACCAACTTTAAGACCTTCTCCTGTTATTCCTTCTGGTAGATCCCAAAACTGATCACTCCCTATAAAAGGAGTACTTCCCGACATAAAAGGAATGATTGTTTCAGAGCTAGTTATAACTTCTGTAGAATAAACAGTACTGTTCGGGTAAACAGCCTTAACTCCTGGAATATGTAATAATTCCTCTACTTGATCAGCTGCTATAGTTAAAGACATCCCGTTAAAAATCGTTGAAAATTCCCTTCCTATCTCAACATTAAGCTGTGATTGTGCTTGTGATTTAAAGCTTCTTTGTTGAAGCTCTATTTTCTGGTGCTGAGATTGAATTGGAATCCTGCCCGTATTAAAAGACTGCATCTGTCCCTTCATCTGAACTTCGAAGACCTCTGTTGGGGTTTCTTCTAGCTCAACGATAACAGATATACGTTCCTTGCTACTTGATTCAGGTACAAAATTCTTTGCAGACTGCACAGATGAATAGTTTGTCTCATCTGACTGAGATAAATCATCAGCCCCATCAAGCTCTTTATTTACCTTTTGATCACCTTCAATTGCTTTATTGTTCCTATCTTGAATAAGCGTTTTAGTTGGATTTAGACCTATCTGATCTAAATCTATGGATGTGTTCTCAAACTTTGGGATTAGTGAATGACTACTCTCAGTCAGTGTAGTCGAGTCGGTTGCTCCAACAGTTGGAAGCAACAGTGAAAAGATAAGTAGTATACTCAGTAATGCTGACGTCAATCTCTTTTTCAAGCTTGCTCTCCTCCTTGGATTTTCATAAAAACTGATAGATTAAGATTCTATAAGTTTAATGAAAAACCTGCCGTAAATCCTTACTTTTTGCTCGGATTTGTCGAATCGATTCTTTAGCCCTAGCTGATTGTGTGACAAAGGAACTAGTAGATTTAGCAATTCAGATAAAAAAAGAGCTAATTCCCAATGTTTTGGGTTTATTAGCTCATATCCAAACTATTATGTTTTGCAATGAATAACTTTGTTTAGTAGTTGATTCAATACTGCTAAAATCTACTTTCTAATCTCCACAATCTCATTACCAACACTATAAATATTCACACCGTCACCGACTAGAATATTAGTTATATGGCTTGTTGTATTGTTTACAATTACAACAGTGTGATCAGCAAATCTAAATGTCTGATTACTATACTGTCTGTTTCTGGCCGTGATAGTTTTGTTTGCGTCATCTCTAGCAGTAATATCAAAATTATTAAAAATTGCTTTATCTATTCTTAAAGCAACACCATCTCGAATGTTAATTAAAACACGATCACCTTGATTAAAGCTGGTAAGAGATCTTAACGCAGAATTATTTTGATAAAGCTTAACATCACTATCATACGTTATATATGAAAGCTGATTTGTTTTTAAATCTTTAACACGTATCGCATTAGCACTTGAATCACTGAAATCAAAATTGAATGCTTTTCTTTCTCTATTTAAAACTTCTATTTCTACAATCTTTCCATCACTTAGTTTAAGCTTTACTCTATCACCTACCAGTAAATCTGTACTGCTAGGTTCAATGTACCCTTTAATTAACACTTTTAACGAAGAGTCGAAATTATATTCTTCATTTACTCCATCTTTAGTCACAATGGCTCTTCGTGTATTAACCTGCGTAATGACATAGTCACTCATGTGACTAACAGGTATTTGAATGGAGTCCACTTGATCCTCATGATAATTGATCTTAACCTTCTCATTCATTTTTAATTGATCAAAGGATATATGAGCACCCTGTTGATCTAAAAGCTTAACTCTATTATTAATTGATATAACTTCATAAGAGTGGTCCGCATGCTTAACAGTAACTACTCGTTCAGTTGTATTAATACTAATAATCTCAGCTTCTTTTTGATGTTCATATGACTCAGTAACTTCTATATGTTTTAATTCCCCTTCTTCTAAAGTAATTCTTACTTTATCAAAGGTATTAAGTTCACTAATTCTTATAGCTTTATTGTCTTTATTTACCGTGACTGTTGAGGCTACTTTGAAACTAGTTAAGTTTTGCGTCTGATCTTGGATTGTTAATAATTCCTTACTAGCATCATAGACATAAACAGTACCTTCTATTTCATTTACCTTTCTCTCACTAGCATTTAAGAGATCTAGGAATAGTACCTGATCGTTTGAGTCAATAATAGCAGATATTTCATCACTTGATTTTAATTGAGCGAAAGATATCCTATTATTCTCTTGGAAAAGTAAAGCATCATCTTGAATAAAGATTTTTTCTAGACCGCTATCTGTATTAACAATTGCCCCATCTTCTTGTTTAACTTCTATCTTACCTCGAACAATATCTTTTAAGTAGTCCGAACTAACAAACTCCTCTGCCTTAGCAAGTAATGCCGTCATTTCAGCTCTAGTAACCGTTCTTTCTGGTTTAAATGTTCCATCTGGATAGCCAGTGACAATCTCCGCCCCAGTAGCGAGATTAACTTCTGAACGTACCCAAGGTGGTATAGAATCACTATCTGTAAACTGAAGGTTACTTGTTGTTGCCGGAACACTTCCATGCTTCTGAATAGAAGTAATCAATAGCTTAGTCATCCAAGCTCTAGAAGCTTCTTCTGTTGGGTTAAATCCAGCATCAGATGCCAGACTAATTAGACCTAATTGAGCTCCCACAAGTATATTTCCTTTTGACCATTCAGGTACACCTTGTATGTATGGATAAAGCTCATGATCTTCACGCACTTCTAAGCTCTTTGCAGCTTCTGCTTCATCTTGATAGCCTAAGAACCTCACGATCATTGCTACAGCTTCCTGCTGTCTAATTCCTTGATTAGGACGGAATGTGTTATTCTCATATCCTTCAACTACATTTCGAATATCCATCTTTTTAATAAACTTTTCTGCCCAATGTGCTGTAGGTACATCATCAAAGTTTTGCAATGTGTTAGCTGATAATACGCTTGGAAAGATTAGTGATAGTAGTAATGTACATAGTAATGTGGTAACGATAAACTTTTGGCGCATATTCATCCCCTTTTCATGCTTTTCTATCCCTTAACTATAGCATATTTTGGTATGTAGGGACATATAGAGATTTTTAGACACTGTTTAAAAAACAGCAGACATTTATGGACATCATCCACAACGGTCGTTCGTTCGTTTGACCGTATTGCCCAAACTCGATTGGTGCTTGAGCGTTTTCTTAACAAATGAGGTATATCTTCCACACAGATACTGTTCATTAGTATTTTTCAAAACTGGCATACCCATATCCTGAATAGCGTCTACGATTTTTAAATGGCTTCTTAGAAGGATTTAACATTCAACACTTCATGGTTACAATCTGCTAGGCTTCTCGCATTTCTTACGGGATTACTGTGTCACAGAGCTTCAATCTTAGGTTTTCTCCACTAGCTGCCTGTCAGCTACTGAGACTTGCTTCTTACTGAGATAGGACTTTCACCGATTAGCAATTAACGGCTTGCTATCCACGCAAAACCAAAAAAAGATCCGTAGGTATATACCTACGGATCTTTCAAAATAATAATAGAAGATCTATTACTATTCTAGCCCTTCAACTGCTGTAATAGCAGCTTCTAAAGCATTAATAGCAGATTGAAGATTATTTGCAGCAGTTTCTAGCTGACCTTCTGTTGCTTCAGCGATATCTAAAGTATCTTCTGCAGCAGCAAGAGCAGTATCGTAAGCTTCAATAGCACTAACCAAAGCTGTATGCTCAGCTACATAATCATTTTCGTCAGCAGGTAAAAGTAATTCTGCACTAGCTTTTAAAGTAGAGTTATCTGCAATAAGATCCTCTAAAGCTTCTCTAGCTTCTTCTTCAGGAGTTGGACCTGGAGCAGGAGCTCCAAGATCATCTGCCACTAAAGCTCTAGTGTAGTTAAAGCTTGCTAATCTGTTTCCAGGATTAGCAGTATCAGTAATGTTTGTGCCGTTATAAGAGATACGAGTGTTAGTTGTGAAGTTGCTACCTCTTAGTACTACTACACTGTTATCACCATCTTTTAAACTTGCAGAAGTTAGTGATCCACCAGATACTGAGAATCCATTTCTTCCAGAATCAGCAAATGTTTCTGATTCTAATGCTTCTGTGAATTGGATTTCAATAATACCTGCAGACGCATCTACATAGACTTGTCTATCTACAACTGTAGGAGCAATTTTATCTACCACTGGCTCATTGCCTTCATTTGTAGTAGGTAGAGCAACATTAAAGATATTCTGAACTCTTGACCCATTTCCACCAGAAGCAATTGTATAATTTGCACCAGTAATATCTGCTTCGAAACGTGCATTTGAAGCAGTTGTTAATGTAGCTACTGTTTGACCATCAGAATTTGTAGATAAGGTAAGAGCAGCAGCCGGTTGACCGTTAATTGTAAATGCTCCTCTTTCTACAACTGGTAAGAACTGTTCAAAAGTAACTTGTAATTTATCTGTAGCAATTGCTTCTACAGAATCAACAGCTGGAACATATTGATTTTTTAGGATGAATCTAGATTTACTATATGTTTGACCTACTAGATTATTACCTGCAGTGTCTTCAACATTAGTTACTTGTAATCCAGAGAATCTTGTACCTCTAAGATCGTTCCATTGAGATTCAGTGAATACCAATCTTACAATTCTATTATCATTGTAGAAAGAAGCTGTTCCATTAAATGTAACTAAGTTATTTCCATCAACAAGTTTGTAGTTAGCTCTAGCAGTAGCAGTAGAGTTTACAGACTCATTGTAAACAACAAAGATTGTACGTGCAGTTTCATTAACAATAGGAGTTCCACTACTATCAGTAGTTGTTTCCCAAAGAACATCTACTACTTCAGGAGCTTGCTTATCACCAATTGTTAAAGTCTCAGTGTAAGTAGCAAGTTTGTTACCTGCTAATGTACGATCTTCAACATCAGTAATTCTAACTAGAACAGTTCTACCAGGTAGATCAGTTCCAAGGTTAACATCAAATGAGTTAGTGTTAGATACAGCAGTAACTACTTCGTTAACACCACTAATTCTTGAACCATCTGT
This genomic stretch from Bacillus horti harbors:
- a CDS encoding S-layer homology domain-containing protein, with translation MRQKFIVTTLLCTLLLSLIFPSVLSANTLQNFDDVPTAHWAEKFIKKMDIRNVVEGYENNTFRPNQGIRQQEAVAMIVRFLGYQDEAEAAKSLEVREDHELYPYIQGVPEWSKGNILVGAQLGLISLASDAGFNPTEEASRAWMTKLLITSIQKHGSVPATTSNLQFTDSDSIPPWVRSEVNLATGAEIVTGYPDGTFKPERTVTRAEMTALLAKAEEFVSSDYLKDIVRGKIEVKQEDGAIVNTDSGLEKIFIQDDALLFQENNRISFAQLKSSDEISAIIDSNDQVLFLDLLNASERKVNEIEGTVYVYDASKELLTIQDQTQNLTSFKVASTVTVNKDNKAIRISELNTFDKVRITLEEGELKHIEVTESYEHQKEAEIISINTTERVVTVKHADHSYEVISINNRVKLLDQQGAHISFDQLKMNEKVKINYHEDQVDSIQIPVSHMSDYVITQVNTRRAIVTKDGVNEEYNFDSSLKVLIKGYIEPSSTDLLVGDRVKLKLSDGKIVEIEVLNRERKAFNFDFSDSSANAIRVKDLKTNQLSYITYDSDVKLYQNNSALRSLTSFNQGDRVLINIRDGVALRIDKAIFNNFDITARDDANKTITARNRQYSNQTFRFADHTVVIVNNTTSHITNILVGDGVNIYSVGNEIVEIRK